The Borrelia sp. HM sequence ATAAATTTTTGCAATAAATTTATACGCATCATAATAATTAGGATTAATCCTCATAGCTTCAAGAAGCTCATCAATAGCATCATAATACTTTTGCATAAGATAATATGTTTGTGCTTTTTGATAATATTCTATTGCAGTTGTAGTAGAACCTATTAAACTCCCAAAATTTAAATTAAAAATTAACAATATTGCCAAAAACCTGCTTAAATTCATAAACCTTCCTTCTGGGAAATTTTTATTACTTTAATATTTCTTTGATGCATATTCTTAATAGTAAACGTTAAATTATTATATTCTATCTTTTCATTTTTTAAAGGGATTCTTCCAAATAGATCATAAACAAAACCCCCAAGAGTATCAAAATCTCCATCTGGAAGACTTAATCCAAGCGACTCGTTTAAATCTTCAATTAAAACTCTAGCAGTACAAAGATAGCTACCATCTTCAAGAGGTACTATTTCATCTAGCTCATTATCAAATTCATCTTGAATATCACCCACAATCTCTTCAAGAATATCCTCAAGTGTAACAAGTCCTGCAACTCCTCCATACTCATCAACCACAATAGCAATATGAATATGATTTTCTTGAAACTCTTTTAAAAGTGAATCAATCTTTTTACTCTCAGGAACGAACATGACTTTTCGCATAATATCTTTTAGATCTATGTCATAAAAATCTTTCTTACACATATGTAAAAGTATGTCTTTTGTATGAATTATTCCAATAATATCATCTATTGTTTCCCTATAAACTGGAAACCTTGAATGATTACTAGATGTTACAACTTTTAAAATTTCATCCTTGCTTCCATAATAATCAACAAAAATTACACTTATTCTTGGAATCATGATTTCTTTAACAATTGTCTCTTTAAGAGAATTAAAATTCTTAAGTAAAGAAGTCTCAAATCTCGACTTGGAATCAATATCTTTAAGCTCACCACCTTTTACTTTTCTATTTTTAAAACTCAAAAATTTGAACATCAAAATACCTTTCCGATTTCTCTTAAAACTTTTTCCTGAATAATTAACATCTCTTCACTTTGAAAGTCATTTGTTTTATGAGTATATCCTATTAAATGCAAAATACCATGTATAGTAGTTCTTTGAAGTTCATTGCATATTTCAACATTAAATTCTAAAGAACTAAACTCTAAATATTCAAGAGATATTACAAGATCACCTTGTATTTTATGACTTAGCCGTCCACTGTCTTCACGATAATTAAAAGAAAGAACATCAGTGGGTTCAGGCCTTTTTCGAAACTCACTATTTAACTTTTGAATGTATGCATTATTGCAAAGGATAACAGCAATTTCATATTCTTCAATACAAAGAAAATCCAAAACAGATAAAATAAAATTATAATAAGCATCCAAATGATTAAACTCAACACCCTCTGTCCATAAGCTTAAATCCTGTTTTATCAATTTACCATATCCTAGAATAATTATAACTTAAAAAAAATATTATATAAACAGATAAGACTTTAATTGTTTTTATTACAAT is a genomic window containing:
- a CDS encoding hemolysin family protein, giving the protein MFKFLSFKNRKVKGGELKDIDSKSRFETSLLKNFNSLKETIVKEIMIPRISVIFVDYYGSKDEILKVVTSSNHSRFPVYRETIDDIIGIIHTKDILLHMCKKDFYDIDLKDIMRKVMFVPESKKIDSLLKEFQENHIHIAIVVDEYGGVAGLVTLEDILEEIVGDIQDEFDNELDEIVPLEDGSYLCTARVLIEDLNESLGLSLPDGDFDTLGGFVYDLFGRIPLKNEKIEYNNLTFTIKNMHQRNIKVIKISQKEGL
- the ybeY gene encoding rRNA maturation RNase YbeY — protein: MIKQDLSLWTEGVEFNHLDAYYNFILSVLDFLCIEEYEIAVILCNNAYIQKLNSEFRKRPEPTDVLSFNYREDSGRLSHKIQGDLVISLEYLEFSSLEFNVEICNELQRTTIHGILHLIGYTHKTNDFQSEEMLIIQEKVLREIGKVF